A single window of Synechococcus sp. CBW1004 DNA harbors:
- a CDS encoding response regulator transcription factor, whose amino-acid sequence MSSSPLRCLVVEDQLMMQQLLMAMLGQHPALQVVGSACSVAEGIAACSALIPDLLILDIALPDGDGLTVARALARLDPSARVIVLSSFAGTVERPPELRSQIVAILDKSRAYQDLIREVEALLPEGLPLRPAPSLDLTLLTPREREILELVGRGWSSRSIAERLIISPHTVETHRRNICSKLGLSGAALVRQASLLVQSFQAPGGA is encoded by the coding sequence TTGAGCAGCTCACCCCTGCGCTGCCTGGTCGTCGAAGACCAGTTGATGATGCAGCAGCTGCTGATGGCGATGCTGGGTCAGCATCCGGCTCTGCAGGTGGTGGGCAGTGCCTGTAGCGTTGCTGAGGGGATTGCGGCCTGTAGCGCACTGATCCCGGATCTGCTGATTCTCGACATCGCGCTGCCCGACGGCGATGGACTGACCGTGGCCCGCGCCCTCGCCAGGCTCGATCCCTCCGCTCGGGTGATCGTGCTCTCCAGTTTTGCCGGCACGGTGGAGCGTCCCCCGGAGCTCCGCTCCCAGATCGTCGCCATCCTTGACAAGAGCCGTGCTTATCAGGATCTGATCCGTGAGGTGGAGGCCCTGCTCCCGGAGGGACTGCCCCTCCGCCCGGCGCCGTCCCTGGATCTGACCCTGCTCACCCCCCGGGAACGGGAAATCCTCGAGCTTGTGGGCAGGGGCTGGTCGTCGCGCTCCATCGCCGAGCGGCTGATCATCTCCCCGCACACCGTCGAGACCCACCGCCGCAACATCTGCAGCAAGCTCGGCCTCAGCGGCGCTGCCCTCGTGCGGCAGGCGTCCCTGCTGGTGCAGTCGTTCCAGGCTCCCGGCGGCGCATGA
- a CDS encoding CHASE domain-containing protein — translation MVSPSLRLKRLWQRCLPAPRLLPWVVLIAGFLITSLAVVNQQRYTRIERERLQRVLADDISAALRARLATNQAILAAVVGLFGASEDVTEAEFARFYRSFTVNNANLAGIQGVGYTARIPPGEVEVFEQRIQRQGQPDFRIQPPGRRRLMSAIVYLEPADWRNERAMGFDMASEPTRRRAMEQAAFSGDAVLSGPLRLRQETDDYPQVGALLYAPIYAGDQEFRSPDERWQRLRGWAYITMRMGDLVASVLDTVTNPDRSDAAVLLFDGDRPLPQKLLFESHGLVSRSDDPVSAETPAPVSNDRLQATTWVPLRLANHSWLLGVRFEQSGPDLGGAGRDLLLSALLGVCLSALAALLTARLVANHLALRHGLEREAQAARERALAAAVFETTPVGIVVTDPNGMILRVNQAFTGISGYSQLEARGHKANLLRSGRHDNAFYEDMWTSIVQRGHWSGEIWNRHRNGTIRRHELNITAVLDGQEQIVYFVGLLWDVSERYAQERRMRHLATHDPLTGLANRTLLMEELQRALALARRRREGVAVLFVDLNGFKAVNDRHGHSIGDALLKGVAQRLQRQVRASDLVCRQGGDEFVLMISEAPDDGCLRDLAIKLINCLEPPYPDLPGDVRISASVGVARWPDHAEDADGLLNAADNAMYAAKQRSGEPPAIAVAQPSNHPAVAVRGTGIQVDADPSPERLDGPPLDESGP, via the coding sequence GTGGTCTCCCCCTCCCTGAGGCTGAAACGGCTCTGGCAGAGGTGCCTCCCGGCGCCTCGCCTGCTGCCCTGGGTGGTGCTGATCGCCGGGTTCCTGATCACGTCTCTGGCTGTTGTCAACCAGCAGCGCTACACCCGGATCGAGCGCGAGCGGCTGCAGCGGGTTCTGGCCGATGACATCTCGGCGGCGCTCCGGGCTCGCCTCGCCACCAATCAGGCGATCCTGGCGGCCGTGGTCGGCCTGTTCGGCGCCAGCGAGGATGTCACGGAAGCGGAGTTCGCCCGCTTCTATCGGTCGTTCACCGTCAACAACGCCAATCTGGCCGGCATCCAGGGGGTGGGCTACACCGCCCGGATTCCCCCTGGCGAGGTGGAGGTCTTCGAGCAGCGGATCCAACGTCAGGGCCAGCCTGACTTCCGCATCCAGCCCCCCGGCCGGCGGCGGCTGATGAGCGCGATCGTCTACCTGGAGCCGGCCGACTGGCGCAATGAGCGGGCCATGGGCTTCGACATGGCCTCCGAGCCCACCCGGCGCCGGGCGATGGAGCAGGCCGCCTTCAGCGGCGATGCCGTTCTGTCCGGCCCGCTCCGTTTGCGGCAGGAAACCGATGATTATCCCCAGGTGGGCGCGCTTCTCTACGCACCGATCTACGCCGGTGACCAGGAATTCCGCTCTCCCGATGAACGCTGGCAGCGTCTACGGGGTTGGGCGTACATCACCATGCGCATGGGTGATCTGGTCGCCAGCGTGCTCGACACGGTGACCAATCCCGACCGGAGCGACGCGGCGGTGTTGCTGTTCGATGGCGACCGCCCGCTGCCGCAGAAGCTTCTCTTCGAGAGCCATGGCCTCGTCAGCCGCAGCGACGACCCGGTCTCCGCTGAGACGCCTGCTCCAGTCTCCAACGATCGGCTGCAGGCAACCACCTGGGTGCCGCTGCGACTGGCCAACCACTCCTGGTTGCTGGGAGTGCGGTTCGAACAGAGCGGTCCCGACCTGGGTGGGGCGGGTCGCGACCTGCTGCTCTCCGCTCTGCTGGGTGTCTGTCTCAGCGCTCTGGCGGCGTTGCTCACCGCCCGGTTGGTGGCCAACCATCTCGCCCTGCGTCACGGTCTGGAGCGGGAGGCACAGGCGGCACGGGAACGGGCCCTTGCCGCGGCCGTGTTCGAGACCACGCCCGTCGGCATCGTGGTGACCGATCCCAACGGCATGATCCTGCGGGTCAACCAGGCCTTCACGGGGATCAGCGGCTATTCGCAGCTCGAGGCCCGTGGGCACAAGGCCAACCTGCTGCGCTCCGGCCGTCACGACAACGCCTTCTACGAGGACATGTGGACCTCGATCGTGCAGCGAGGCCATTGGAGTGGCGAGATCTGGAACCGTCATCGCAATGGCACGATCCGGCGCCATGAGCTCAACATCACCGCGGTGCTTGATGGGCAGGAACAGATCGTCTACTTCGTCGGTCTGCTTTGGGATGTGAGCGAGCGTTATGCGCAGGAGCGCCGGATGCGCCACCTGGCCACGCACGATCCCCTCACCGGTCTGGCCAATCGCACCCTGCTGATGGAGGAGCTGCAGCGGGCCCTGGCCCTGGCCCGGCGCAGGCGGGAGGGGGTGGCTGTGCTGTTCGTGGACCTCAACGGCTTCAAGGCCGTCAACGACCGTCACGGCCACAGCATCGGCGACGCCCTGCTCAAGGGAGTGGCTCAGCGCCTGCAGCGGCAGGTGCGGGCCAGTGATCTGGTCTGCCGTCAGGGTGGCGATGAATTCGTCCTGATGATCAGCGAGGCCCCGGATGACGGATGTCTGCGCGACCTTGCCATCAAGCTGATCAACTGTCTGGAGCCCCCGTATCCGGACCTGCCCGGGGATGTGCGGATCAGCGCCAGCGTGGGGGTGGCTCGCTGGCCTGACCATGCCGAGGATGCCGACGGGTTGTTGAACGCGGCCGACAACGCCATGTATGCCGCCAAGCAGCGCAGCGGAGAACCGCCGGCGATTGCGGTCGCACAACCTTCGAATCACCCTGCGGTGGCGGTTCGTGGGACCGGCATTCAGGTTGATGCCGACCCGTCACCCGAGCGGTTGGACGGGCCCCCGTTGGACGAGTCCGGACCCTGA
- a CDS encoding gamma-glutamylcyclotransferase produces the protein MEPSCDLLFVYGTLKRGLANHHQLGGACFVADARMEGVDLHDLGPFPMAIAGEGFADGELYRVDGEQLAWLDRFEGVPRLYTRHRMPLRDGRTAWIYLGRPRQVRHSPRLAEGRWPATDGCRSRQGGPQGLLPVVLLFAALLSVQGLRAEPSLALCRRWQRSDGSDAIQLGNAIGAAAYLTKVQAFAESDPDHPRLLYAPGDLKRACGAWR, from the coding sequence ATGGAGCCGTCGTGCGATCTGCTGTTCGTCTACGGCACCCTCAAGCGCGGTCTCGCCAACCATCACCAGCTCGGCGGAGCCTGTTTCGTGGCGGATGCGCGGATGGAGGGTGTGGATCTGCATGATCTGGGCCCCTTCCCGATGGCGATCGCCGGCGAGGGCTTTGCCGACGGTGAGCTGTACCGGGTGGATGGCGAGCAGCTGGCCTGGCTGGATCGCTTCGAGGGAGTCCCGCGGCTCTACACGCGCCACCGAATGCCCCTGAGGGATGGCCGGACGGCCTGGATCTATCTCGGCCGGCCGCGGCAGGTGCGCCATTCCCCCCGACTCGCGGAGGGCCGTTGGCCTGCCACCGACGGGTGTCGCTCACGGCAGGGAGGGCCGCAGGGCCTGTTGCCTGTCGTTCTTCTGTTCGCGGCCCTTCTGTCCGTCCAGGGGCTGCGGGCCGAGCCCAGCCTCGCTCTCTGCCGGCGCTGGCAGCGCAGCGATGGCAGTGACGCCATCCAGCTTGGCAATGCCATCGGCGCCGCCGCCTATCTCACCAAGGTGCAGGCGTTCGCTGAGAGCGACCCCGATCACCCCCGGCTCCTCTACGCCCCGGGCGATCTGAAGCGGGCCTGCGGCGCCTGGCGCTGA
- a CDS encoding 4Fe-4S binding protein: METPSAPEADAGCLLRLAPLLLPRTRRGIVGSSRYARRLREEIRDASLDAERRPVLISGEPGLEKDNIAALIHFGSADRQQLLIRLNGALLRPDGADLFGRGSGEEIPLLSCLGGGSLLIDQLDLAPEPLQRQLLELAREGHWHDPHDPTQLHRFAGRLFFTAEKSLSVFDPVCRQIRVPALRVRRADLGEWIRYGVRQKARSLGWSQPPDVGVEAVRRLQTYDFPGNVRELQGLIERALRQCSASHPATLPDDVFWTQKRSVASRFDLWRWKPQLRGLMRSPRLWNGLLFGLVSWIFVLVNLWLWLGPQDRAHNGALNLFWAWWWPLILLAYPLLRRLWCSFCPFMVWGEISQRLARALGLQPRRWPRGEPDRWAAPLLAAGFAAILLWEEVWNLQNTAWLSSCLLLLITAGAVVGSLLFEKRFWCRFLCPIGGMNGLFAKLAISELRAEVGTCAGSCSTYACFKGGPADGEGLATAGCPLGTHPVHLSDNRNCVLCLTCAAACPHRSVQLRLRPPAADLQRGMDPPAGEAGLILVLAGGVCLHHWQRLLGWMPLAPESLQEGALLPRLTFAAIALALPSVLWLATRLGMALAGDRRRAWLGLYGLLPLLWGLMLADHLPLGMAEAGRFLPVSLAPLTPLLASDLNGGLLERLPAWSADPAVIGFCQSLLILPLPLAALVLQRRLLPLAWRGSLLLTGVAAGLAVLGRWLVAA, translated from the coding sequence GTGGAGACCCCCTCCGCGCCGGAAGCCGACGCCGGCTGCCTGCTGCGCCTGGCCCCCCTGCTGCTGCCGCGAACGCGACGCGGCATCGTCGGCAGCAGCCGCTACGCCCGTCGGCTGCGGGAGGAGATCCGCGACGCCTCCCTGGATGCCGAGCGCAGGCCCGTGCTGATCAGCGGCGAACCGGGCCTGGAGAAGGACAACATCGCCGCCCTGATCCATTTCGGCTCGGCGGACCGCCAGCAGCTGCTGATCCGTCTCAACGGCGCCCTGCTGCGACCCGACGGCGCCGATCTGTTCGGCCGGGGCTCCGGCGAGGAGATCCCGCTGCTGTCCTGCCTGGGCGGGGGCTCCCTGCTGATCGATCAGCTCGACCTGGCTCCCGAGCCGCTGCAGCGGCAGCTGCTGGAGCTGGCCCGGGAGGGCCACTGGCACGACCCCCACGACCCCACGCAGCTCCACCGTTTCGCGGGGCGTCTGTTCTTCACTGCCGAGAAGAGCCTCAGCGTGTTTGACCCGGTCTGCCGCCAGATCCGCGTCCCGGCCCTGCGGGTGCGCCGCGCCGATCTGGGCGAGTGGATCCGCTACGGCGTGCGCCAGAAAGCGCGCAGCCTTGGCTGGAGCCAGCCCCCGGACGTCGGAGTGGAGGCGGTGCGGCGCCTGCAGACCTACGACTTCCCCGGCAATGTGCGCGAGCTCCAGGGGCTGATCGAGCGCGCCCTGCGCCAGTGCAGCGCCAGCCATCCCGCCACCCTGCCGGACGATGTCTTCTGGACACAGAAGCGCTCCGTCGCGTCCCGCTTCGATCTGTGGCGCTGGAAGCCGCAGCTGCGCGGTCTGATGCGATCGCCCCGGCTCTGGAACGGGCTGCTGTTCGGCCTGGTGAGCTGGATCTTCGTGCTGGTCAACCTGTGGCTCTGGCTCGGCCCCCAGGACCGGGCTCACAACGGCGCCCTCAACCTGTTCTGGGCCTGGTGGTGGCCCCTGATCCTGCTGGCCTATCCACTGCTCAGGCGGCTGTGGTGCTCGTTCTGTCCGTTCATGGTGTGGGGGGAGATCAGCCAGCGACTGGCCAGGGCCCTGGGGCTTCAGCCACGGCGCTGGCCCCGCGGTGAGCCGGACCGCTGGGCGGCCCCGCTGCTGGCGGCCGGCTTCGCCGCAATCCTGCTGTGGGAGGAGGTGTGGAACCTGCAGAACACCGCCTGGCTCAGCAGCTGCCTGCTGCTGCTGATCACCGCCGGGGCTGTGGTCGGGTCGCTGCTGTTCGAGAAGCGCTTCTGGTGCCGCTTTCTCTGCCCGATCGGCGGCATGAACGGCCTGTTCGCGAAGCTCGCCATCTCAGAGCTGCGGGCCGAGGTGGGGACCTGCGCCGGCAGCTGCAGCACTTATGCCTGCTTCAAGGGCGGCCCGGCTGACGGCGAGGGGCTGGCCACCGCGGGCTGCCCGCTCGGCACCCACCCGGTTCACCTGAGCGACAACCGCAACTGCGTGCTCTGCCTCACCTGCGCCGCCGCCTGCCCGCACCGCTCGGTGCAGCTGCGCCTGCGGCCCCCGGCCGCCGATCTGCAGCGCGGCATGGATCCTCCGGCGGGTGAAGCGGGGCTGATCCTGGTGCTGGCGGGGGGGGTCTGCCTGCATCACTGGCAGCGGCTGCTGGGGTGGATGCCACTGGCGCCGGAGAGCCTGCAGGAGGGAGCGCTGCTGCCCCGGCTGACCTTCGCCGCCATCGCTCTCGCCCTGCCATCAGTGCTGTGGCTCGCCACACGCCTGGGGATGGCGCTCGCCGGTGACCGCCGCCGGGCCTGGCTGGGGCTGTATGGGCTGCTGCCGCTGCTGTGGGGTCTGATGCTGGCCGATCACCTGCCGCTGGGGATGGCGGAGGCGGGGCGGTTCCTGCCGGTGAGCCTGGCGCCACTGACACCTCTGCTCGCATCAGACCTCAACGGCGGCCTGCTCGAGCGATTGCCGGCCTGGAGCGCCGATCCTGCGGTGATCGGTTTCTGCCAGAGCCTGCTGATCCTGCCCCTGCCGCTGGCGGCGCTCGTGCTGCAGCGGCGCCTGCTCCCCCTGGCCTGGCGCGGCTCGCTGCTGCTGACGGGGGTGGCCGCTGGCCTGGCGGTGCTGGGCCGCTGGCTCGTGGCCGCCTGA
- a CDS encoding glutathione S-transferase family protein, translating to MTLTLYGGARSRASMVRWYLAERQIPCTWQLLDMAAAAHRQPEFLAINPFGKVPALVDDSLCGPDGQALRLSESGAILLHLAERHGHEFEGEGGAARRALTAQWVLFANATLGPALMAAATGKPEQLQGLLTVLDGLLAGVGSLLDPPGGASSGAWGAADCAVEAYLAYIPLFCPQVDLAPYPQVQARIAAVQQRPAYQQAMNPAA from the coding sequence ATGACCCTCACCCTCTACGGCGGTGCCCGCAGCCGGGCCTCGATGGTGCGCTGGTACCTCGCCGAGCGGCAGATCCCCTGCACCTGGCAGCTGCTGGATATGGCTGCCGCCGCCCACAGGCAGCCGGAGTTCCTGGCGATCAATCCCTTCGGCAAGGTGCCGGCCCTGGTGGATGACAGCCTCTGCGGTCCTGATGGTCAGGCCCTCCGCCTGAGCGAAAGCGGTGCGATCCTGCTGCACCTGGCAGAGCGGCATGGTCATGAATTCGAGGGGGAGGGTGGCGCTGCCCGGCGTGCCCTCACGGCCCAGTGGGTGCTGTTCGCCAACGCGACGCTTGGCCCGGCCCTGATGGCCGCCGCCACCGGCAAGCCCGAACAGCTGCAGGGCCTGCTGACGGTGCTTGATGGCCTGCTGGCCGGCGTCGGCAGCCTGCTTGACCCCCCGGGCGGTGCCAGCTCCGGGGCCTGGGGCGCCGCCGACTGCGCTGTGGAGGCCTATCTGGCCTACATCCCGCTGTTCTGCCCCCAGGTGGATCTGGCCCCCTACCCGCAGGTTCAGGCCCGCATCGCTGCCGTGCAGCAGCGGCCCGCTTACCAGCAGGCGATGAACCCCGCCGCGTGA
- the pdeM gene encoding ligase-associated DNA damage response endonuclease PdeM, whose protein sequence is MRSCPFAWGEERLELLAEGAALVPSRGLLLLADLHLGKAESFQVQGIPLPSDGDASTLNALLDLVHQVRPAEVAVLGDLIHSRLGLTPELRAKLRALPELLGCPLRLIGGNHERGSWIEGLPQEPSRACGSLWLSHEPEPRAELLNVCGHRHPVALVGQGSDRLRLPCFAYDPRRHTLVLPAFGQLTGGHPCPEHEQLWLLAEGRVLPWLSRRPPAPARRRRG, encoded by the coding sequence TTGCGCTCCTGCCCCTTCGCCTGGGGAGAGGAGCGGCTGGAGCTGCTGGCGGAGGGTGCGGCCCTGGTGCCTTCCCGGGGATTGCTGCTGCTGGCCGATCTGCATCTGGGCAAGGCCGAGAGCTTCCAGGTCCAGGGGATTCCCCTGCCCAGCGATGGCGACGCCTCCACGCTCAATGCCCTTCTTGACCTGGTGCATCAGGTGCGGCCGGCCGAGGTGGCGGTGCTCGGGGATCTGATCCACAGCCGCCTGGGGCTCACGCCCGAGCTGCGCGCCAAGCTGCGGGCCCTGCCGGAGCTGCTCGGCTGCCCGCTGCGGCTGATCGGCGGCAATCACGAACGGGGCAGCTGGATCGAGGGCCTGCCCCAGGAGCCCTCCCGGGCCTGTGGCAGCCTCTGGCTGAGCCATGAGCCGGAGCCCCGGGCGGAACTCCTCAACGTCTGCGGCCATCGCCATCCGGTGGCTCTGGTTGGGCAGGGCAGCGACCGGCTGCGCCTGCCCTGCTTCGCCTACGACCCACGCCGGCACACCCTGGTGCTGCCGGCCTTCGGGCAACTCACCGGCGGCCACCCCTGCCCGGAGCACGAACAGCTGTGGCTGCTGGCGGAAGGCCGGGTGCTGCCCTGGCTCAGCCGGCGGCCGCCAGCGCCCGCACGACGTCGCCGCGGGTGA
- a CDS encoding CBS domain-containing protein — MSTPVLSVRRDSPLQEAVKLMSEHHISGLAVLDAEGALVGELTEQDLMVRESGFQPGPYVMLLDAVIYLRNPLNWDKEVHQVLGSTVGEVMGQHPHTCSGDLPLPAAARQLHEGNTQRLFVVDAGRHPVGVLTRGDVVRALAAAG; from the coding sequence ATGAGCACCCCGGTGCTGAGCGTGCGCCGCGACAGCCCCCTGCAGGAGGCGGTGAAGCTGATGAGCGAGCACCACATCTCCGGCCTGGCGGTACTGGATGCGGAAGGCGCCCTGGTGGGTGAGCTGACCGAGCAGGACCTGATGGTGCGCGAGAGCGGCTTCCAGCCGGGCCCCTACGTGATGCTGCTGGACGCCGTGATCTATCTGCGCAACCCGCTCAACTGGGACAAGGAGGTGCATCAGGTGCTCGGCAGCACCGTCGGCGAGGTGATGGGCCAGCACCCCCACACCTGCAGCGGCGATCTGCCCCTGCCCGCCGCCGCCCGGCAGCTGCATGAAGGCAACACGCAGCGGCTGTTCGTGGTCGATGCCGGGCGCCATCCGGTGGGCGTCCTCACCCGCGGCGACGTCGTGCGGGCGCTGGCGGCCGCCGGCTGA
- a CDS encoding PucC family protein: MNRLLLVSISPAALLVILVGPFVQIGVAQLGLPASLVGGLVALQMLVSATRPWLGRLGDRHPRGAAGRLALLRWGLLATWSALPLVLLGLLQVGRLWPASSASQRALIVAAVAALMLIVALGNHLSQTMQAALLMEPLPAGSRSRIVRRLWLCLNLFTVLASLLSAVVLQRLKPQPLGGQLIGLWVFWALVVFLLVGIALHGARLPSASTAMVAPRSRGPGMRTLLSGGFLPLLFLVHAPLYAQEVLLDPWATRLFGWPLAATATLIGCWALGTLLGQGWALLRPVRPSIACLSVALIYALLALRAPVAVLQLLPIPLLVGGLGLTSGWLQLWVAGQVGERCGGHLVGEMVGWLSAAVVFSRSLGVALGGPLLDGAGWLFGTRSAAAFALAFGCLALLMLVGAFCYLRVERRAA; this comes from the coding sequence ATGAACAGGTTGCTGCTGGTCTCGATCAGTCCTGCCGCGCTGCTGGTGATCCTGGTCGGCCCCTTCGTGCAGATCGGCGTGGCCCAGCTCGGTCTGCCGGCCTCCCTGGTGGGTGGGCTGGTGGCGCTGCAGATGCTGGTCTCCGCCACGCGCCCCTGGCTGGGCCGGCTGGGGGACCGCCACCCCCGCGGTGCCGCCGGCCGCCTGGCGTTGCTCCGGTGGGGACTGCTGGCGACCTGGAGCGCCCTGCCGCTGGTGCTTCTGGGGTTGCTGCAGGTCGGCAGGCTCTGGCCGGCGTCCTCAGCCAGCCAGCGGGCCCTCATCGTCGCGGCGGTCGCGGCGTTGATGCTGATCGTGGCCCTGGGCAATCACCTGTCGCAGACGATGCAGGCCGCCCTGCTGATGGAACCGCTGCCCGCCGGTTCGCGCAGCCGGATCGTGCGGCGCCTGTGGCTGTGCCTGAATCTGTTCACCGTGCTGGCCTCCCTGCTCAGCGCCGTCGTGCTCCAGCGCCTGAAACCGCAGCCACTGGGCGGACAGCTGATCGGCCTCTGGGTGTTCTGGGCTCTGGTGGTGTTTCTCCTGGTGGGCATTGCCCTGCATGGCGCCCGTCTGCCCAGCGCGTCGACGGCGATGGTCGCTCCCCGCAGCCGTGGGCCCGGGATGCGCACCCTGCTCAGCGGTGGCTTCCTGCCCCTGCTGTTTCTGGTCCATGCTCCGCTCTACGCCCAGGAGGTGTTGCTGGATCCATGGGCCACCAGGCTGTTCGGCTGGCCTCTGGCCGCCACCGCCACCCTGATCGGCTGCTGGGCCCTGGGCACGCTGCTCGGTCAGGGCTGGGCGCTGCTGCGGCCGGTGAGGCCGTCGATCGCCTGCCTGAGCGTGGCGCTGATCTACGCCCTCCTGGCGCTGCGTGCTCCTGTGGCCGTGCTGCAGCTGCTGCCGATCCCCCTGCTGGTGGGAGGTCTGGGGCTGACCAGCGGCTGGCTGCAGCTGTGGGTGGCGGGCCAGGTGGGTGAGCGCTGCGGCGGCCACCTGGTGGGCGAGATGGTGGGCTGGCTGAGTGCGGCGGTCGTGTTCAGCCGCAGCCTGGGCGTCGCGCTTGGAGGGCCCTTGCTCGATGGCGCCGGCTGGCTGTTCGGGACCCGTTCGGCCGCGGCCTTCGCGCTGGCCTTCGGCTGCCTGGCGCTGCTGATGCTGGTCGGGGCGTTCTGCTATCTGCGGGTCGAGCGCCGTGCCGCCTGA
- a CDS encoding CDP-alcohol phosphatidyltransferase family protein yields MTVSAGVLRRLADGLTVGRAVLGLPLILALAGGQATLAWLLLLLGGLSDAADGWLARRAGGGSVWGARLDPLTDKILISAPLLWLASQPTSGPHLPLWAVWLLLARELLISGWRAAQGSGGPASLSGKAKTILQFASLLLLLWPQGWTLGTAAWTSGDPALPAVLQGIGWWLFWPSLLLALSSAWGYLRRG; encoded by the coding sequence ATGACCGTCTCCGCCGGCGTCCTGCGGCGCCTCGCTGATGGCCTCACGGTCGGGCGCGCCGTGCTGGGTCTGCCCCTGATCCTGGCCCTGGCGGGCGGACAGGCCACTCTCGCCTGGCTGCTGCTGCTGCTCGGTGGCCTGAGCGACGCGGCCGATGGCTGGCTCGCCCGTCGTGCCGGCGGCGGGTCGGTCTGGGGGGCGCGGCTCGATCCCCTCACCGACAAGATCCTGATCAGTGCACCGCTGCTGTGGCTGGCCTCCCAGCCCACGTCCGGGCCCCACCTGCCGCTCTGGGCCGTGTGGCTGCTGCTGGCCCGCGAGCTGCTGATCTCGGGCTGGCGGGCCGCTCAGGGCAGCGGTGGCCCGGCTTCCCTGAGCGGCAAGGCCAAGACGATCCTGCAGTTCGCCAGCCTGCTGCTGCTGCTCTGGCCGCAGGGGTGGACCCTGGGCACCGCCGCCTGGACCAGCGGTGACCCGGCCCTGCCGGCTGTGCTCCAGGGGATCGGCTGGTGGCTGTTCTGGCCGTCGCTGCTGCTGGCGCTCAGCTCCGCCTGGGGCTACCTGCGCCGGGGCTGA
- a CDS encoding NAD-dependent epimerase/dehydratase family protein gives MDVLMMGGTRFVGRPLVEHLLAAGHRLTLFTRGRQPLPEGAEHLAGDRSTDEGLATLQGRRFDVIIDSSGRTLEDSRRVIARTGAPSHRFVYVSSAGVYADSELWPLDEDSPTDPASRHAGKADTEAWLQAEGIPFTSFRPTYIVGPGNYNPVESWFFDRIVHGRPVPLPGDGSTITQLGHVKDLAAAMARCIEVETATNRIYNCSGRQGVTFRGLVHAAARAAGRDPASVEIRSFDPAGLDKKARKAFPLRLAHFLTDITRVRRELAWEPAFALESTLADSYANDYALQQPSSPDFSADEALIG, from the coding sequence ATGGACGTGTTGATGATGGGCGGCACCCGCTTCGTGGGCAGGCCGCTGGTGGAGCACCTGCTGGCGGCGGGCCATCGGCTCACCCTCTTCACCCGCGGCCGTCAGCCCCTGCCCGAGGGAGCGGAGCATCTCGCCGGCGACCGATCCACCGATGAGGGTCTGGCAACCCTGCAGGGCCGCCGCTTCGACGTGATCATCGACAGCTCAGGCCGCACTCTCGAAGACAGCCGCCGGGTGATCGCGCGCACCGGCGCTCCGTCGCATCGCTTCGTCTATGTCAGCTCCGCTGGCGTCTACGCCGACAGTGAGCTCTGGCCCCTCGATGAGGACTCCCCCACCGACCCGGCCAGCCGCCATGCCGGCAAGGCCGACACCGAAGCCTGGCTGCAGGCGGAGGGCATCCCGTTCACCAGCTTCCGGCCCACCTACATCGTCGGCCCCGGCAACTACAACCCGGTGGAGAGCTGGTTCTTCGATCGCATCGTGCATGGCCGACCCGTGCCGCTTCCCGGAGACGGCAGCACGATCACCCAGCTGGGCCACGTGAAGGATCTGGCGGCGGCGATGGCCCGCTGCATCGAGGTGGAGACCGCCACCAACCGCATCTACAACTGCAGCGGCCGCCAGGGCGTCACCTTCCGCGGCCTGGTGCACGCCGCCGCCCGCGCCGCCGGCCGGGATCCGGCCAGTGTCGAGATCCGCAGTTTCGATCCCGCCGGGCTCGACAAGAAGGCCCGCAAGGCCTTTCCGCTGCGCCTGGCCCATTTCCTCACCGACATCACGCGGGTGCGCCGCGAACTGGCCTGGGAACCGGCCTTCGCCCTGGAGAGCACCCTGGCCGACAGCTATGCCAACGACTATGCGCTGCAGCAGCCCAGCAGCCCGGACTTCAGCGCCGACGAGGCCCTGATCGGCTGA